In Exiguobacterium acetylicum, the genomic stretch TCGTCGCTTGGTGGAAGAACAATGACGTGACTGAGCGGGCACTGAGACGAAGGCAGGCACAGGAACAGTTGGAAAACACATCCTTGACCGATTAAGAAAGCTGGAAGCGTTTGGAATGTGTCGGCAACGGGCATTATTTCATACAAACGACTAACAGTTTGATTTCAAGACACCGATAGAAGGGATAGACTTTAGTCAATTAGAAAGAGAAAGAAAGGTCGGTCTTTTTGTGAAATGGTCAACGTTGCAGCGCTATTTGTTTTTGGCACTCTGTGCGCTATTGTTTACAAGCGTTTGGAGCTATCAAGCTTTCCTGAAAATCGAACGAGAGAATGCACGCATCTTAAACGAGGCGATTCCGATCTCGACGGAAGCAGCGGAGTTGTTTCCGGCGTTACTAAATCTTGAACTGGTCGTTCGCAGTTACATCCTCTCACCGAACGAGGCGGATCTAGCCCAGTATGATCGGACGATTGATCGGCTTGATCAAACGGTCAAGCGACTCAATCAACTCGATGAGAATCATCCGATCATGCGAAAGCTCGTCCGAACGGAAGCGATTCCCCGGATCGAGACAGCTATCCGATTTTATGATGCCCAACTGGCACTCGTTCGAAACGGGGATCAAGCAGCCGCTGAGGCAAAGCGTTATCAAGGAATGCAATATATCGAGACATTTCGTCCGATCGATGCCCGTCTACGGACGGACGTCAACCGAATCATCGCCGAAGCAACGAATCGTTCCGAGCAAGCATCGAGTGCTGCGAAATGGGTCATCGTCGTTGTCGCAAGCATTGCCGTTCTTGTCTTAATTGCCTTCATCCAGACGTTTCGGATGGAACGCAGTAAACAAGCCTTGATTCATCGTTCGCTTCACGACGCCTTGACCGGCATCCCGAATCGACGGGCGTTCGATGAACGATTGGAGCAACTTCTCGAAGAAGCCAAACAACACCAGACACCACTCTCCCTGATTTTGATCGATGTCGATGCCTTTAAGTCGTATAATGATACGTATGGTCATTTAAAAGGGGATGAATGTTTAAAAGAAGTCGCCCGCGTCTTGAAGCGTCAAGCACGGCATGGACAAGTCGCACGGTACGGTGGAGAGGAATTCACAGTCTTGTTGCCGCGTGGAGCAGAAGAAACCCGGCGCATTGCAGAACGCATCCGACAGGACATTCTCGATTTGAATATCGTACATGAACGCTATGAACCACTTTGCCGGGTCAGTGT encodes the following:
- a CDS encoding GGDEF domain-containing protein; translated protein: MKWSTLQRYLFLALCALLFTSVWSYQAFLKIERENARILNEAIPISTEAAELFPALLNLELVVRSYILSPNEADLAQYDRTIDRLDQTVKRLNQLDENHPIMRKLVRTEAIPRIETAIRFYDAQLALVRNGDQAAAEAKRYQGMQYIETFRPIDARLRTDVNRIIAEATNRSEQASSAAKWVIVVVASIAVLVLIAFIQTFRMERSKQALIHRSLHDALTGIPNRRAFDERLEQLLEEAKQHQTPLSLILIDVDAFKSYNDTYGHLKGDECLKEVARVLKRQARHGQVARYGGEEFTVLLPRGAEETRRIAERIRQDILDLNIVHERYEPLCRVSVSLGLTSLVPGAETTEKEVIDQADQALYRAKENGRNQIGDMAG